GCGGCGCAGCTCGGcatcctcggcagggctgcttcCAGAAGGGATGCCAATTCACCAACGCGAGTAGGGGAGGAGCAGCACGGCAGCTCCCAACCAACCTCTTTTTTCACCTACAGCCACCAGAGAAGTCTACTCCccaaattattaattaattaattggaaGATGGAGatcctttgggggaaaaaaaatccctggatcTGTTGGAGAGAGCAAAGACAGATGAGGCGGTGGGGCACTGTCCCTGCGGGCAAACGCAAAGACCCATGAAACGCGCTGAGGCACTGCAAGAGTGGATTTACCCCGGGATCTTTGCTAAACCGGAGGGTTTCTCCACTTATGGATGGTTTTGATGCCATGGCATAGCGTCACATGAAGACGCAGCCATAAAGCCACGAACGGCAGGTGCTTCCAGGACAGGCAGACTTCCCGAGGGTATTTTTACCCGACCAGGTTTTGAGTTACAAGTGGGGCGTAACTGGCACAATGCTACAACCCCCCGCGCTTAGGGAGCCAAGCCAGCGCTttaggagaaactgaaaaaaggaaagacagaggcTGAAGCAGCCACATCTGGAGAGAACTCCATCTCCAGCTTCTGTGGTGTGCCTCTTCCATACATTCATGTTATTATACATTTATCAACATTTCTATGTGTATTCTGGAGAACTGTTCTTAATTAAACGGGACATACCAAAGAATAATTAAACAAGTATCACTTACTTTCTATCTGTGAGTGGAGATCATTGACTATCACTTGTAGCTGCCCGATAGTCATGTCTCTTAGATCAGTGGGTTTTAAACTTCTCTTCATCAGGCATTCACTTATATGAGGCATATGTGgcagctgaaaagaaattttcaattttttactgttttcttctaaTTGCAGGTGTCCCCCTCTCACAAGCCTGCACCAAGGACCACACTGAGAGCACCAAACCGAGCTGAAACATCTACACAACGTTTGACCCAAGTCTTCAGATCTACCAGCATCAGTGCTGGACTGACGCAAGGGGAGGCGAGGGCTATGGCGAGCAGCGTTGCACCAAGGCAGGAACGCTCCAGCTCAGGATGAGATGGGCTGAGCAGACTATGCCTTAAGGATGAGCAGCATCATGTTGCTGCCAGCCTCAAGGCAGTAACATCCTTCACGCTTCATCATCTCATTCCCTGCATCCATCCCGCTCCTGTAACGCCCTGATACAACGACCCATGTCAACCCTTGAACTCCTGACTGACGGTGCCCATCTCCACTGCTCCTCTGTGTGTCTACAAGCACCGTGCATGAGCACCGCTGGCTGCTGGCCGCGTCtcaacaagcaaagcaaacagcagGAGGGCTGGTGTCACCCCCCGTGCCATCCCACGGCTCCCACTTACAAGATCCGCTACCGGCGATTTCTTCCTGTTCTGCTTTTCCACCTCGACCTGCATTTTGGCCATGGGCTTTGCCATAGCCAAGGCCATTTTGGCTTCAGCTTGGAGTTTCTTTTGTCTGGTGAGGAAGTCCATGTCGTCGAGGGACTCCGACTCCTCCTCCGTCGTGTCTCTGTCGGAGTAGGACGAGCTCTGCTTGCTCTAGGGAAGCAGACACGCAGCCGTTACAGCACCGTCACCCCAACCGTGCCACAGCAAAGAAGTttgctattaacatatttttgTACACGTACAAGTGGTATCATTTCGACAGAAAAGGTGAAGagcatggatttttaaaaaattttaatgcacaagattatctttaaaaatcagattaattCCCAGATAGGCTCCCTTGATTATTAGTAGCAACTCAAGCACTTCAGATGGGAAGAGGAGCCAACCAGATCAATAGGTGTTGAAGGCACAGACTGGTTAAGCCGGAGGAAAACATCGGGGGCCGCAGTCTTACattcacaaaggaaaagagaggaggggaaagctgGCGGGAGCTGATACCGCGTCATATCCATTACTGCCCTGATTGATAATTATCAGAGccaaaaagaaagggaggaaggaaggaagaaggaacacCTTCACACGAAGGCATCTGCTCTACAGCAGCTCTGTGCAAGCCAGGGGCAATTTGCTATCTGCCCCTCAGCATCTCACATTTCTTTTATTGATGGCTGAAGATGCTGCTCTGGGGTTTAGCGTTGTGTTTTAATAGGATCAGCTCTTTATCAGCGTCCATTAGGGATGGCCTCATGTCTTCCATGCTCCGGAGCCTCTGTGGGATGGGTTCTCGGACCTACCATGGGCGACAACGGCGTGTCCAGGCTGGTTTCTGTCTTGCTGTCGTCGGCATCGCTGTCCTTGTCGCTGCCGCTGTCATTCACGAAGCAAATCTGCAGGTTCATCCCACTTTGTAATCTgcggggggaaagggagaggtgaCACCGCAGCCCCCTCGCCCCGGCTCTCCCCGATGGGTTGTGATGGGAGCGCCGTCAGCAGCGAGTCGTCCACCTTCTGAAAGGATGCTGTTGTCCTGGTGCTGGATTGGCCTCAGGAAAACAGAACCATTTTCACTTTTGTCCAAGAAGATGGTCATCCCCCACCCGAAAGCCGAGTCAGGACCACCAGCCTGTGGCATGGGCACGGGCAAGCTCCCgctgctgcccagcgctgccatTTCTGAGCAGCAGTTCAACGTGGGGCTGGAAACTCAGCGGCACGGTAACGATAATGCTTCTACCACCATCTATCGATGAACTTCAGAACTGCCGAGATACTGCAGGGCTTCTGTCATCACGGGTGGCTACATTATTACATTAAGTAAAGtattatatataaagtatatacaaaatatattaaatatattactgtataaaatatattttatatataaatatataaataaatagataaaatatcATTATGTTATATAAAATAATGTGTTAATGATTGAAGCTATTTATTCAGAAGGGTAATAAGCCCGTTTGTGGCCAAGAGGCACTACTGTACCACAAGAGATGATGACTGTGTTTTCGGGACCCTCTGCGCCATCGCCTGATTTGGAGAGGTTAAGACCACCCAAAATCACCTCCCCGGGAATGATTTTCTCCGGACGCAGTGGCTCAGGGCAGGGGCATCCCAGTGCAGGCTGAGAGAGGGAAAAGCACTTCTACAGCTGAGAGCATCCCGGCTTTCGCTCCCGGGATAACAACAGTTATCCCCCACAGCCACCGCAGAGCAGGTCGTCGGGCTCCCTCTGCTCAGACCAGCCTCCGAGAGCAAAACGGGACGGGATTTTTTGGACAAGAGGGTGTCTGCGGAAGCTGCCGCTGATGCTCGCATCGCGGAGCCGCTCTGCAGCCACCAGCCGAGCTCACGCGCCCCAGGCTCTGCAGGACAATTCGCCCACCTGATGCCAGGGTCGGGCCCGTTTGCCTCCCACAAATCTGCTCGGGCTTTGCTCATCTTccaagtaaatgaaaaattaacCCCAGAAACTAGAGATTTCTGGGGTCACCTCTATCAGCCTTCTCGGTGCATCATACTCCATCACTACTTGCTGAAGATGGGGCCAACCCCCCGACACGTTCTGCTGCCTGTTATTGCTCATTCCCAATGGGGGGGCTTACACCAGTACGTACAGACAGCAAActcttattttccatttattttagtgGAATTTCTTATTCTCTACTACCATAAAATAGCTAGTATTAATAATtgaaattgtttacaatgagggtggtgaggcactggcacaggttgcccagagaggtggtcgatgccccatccctgggaacactcaagatcaggttggacagggctctgagcaccctgatctggttgaagatgtcccggcccacggcagggggttggactggagggtcttgaaaggtcccttccaacccaaacccttctgtgattctattctgtAACTGCACAAGCTTTTGAGCCGCGGTGGACAGGCACGGGTACCCGGCCCGGGGAGCAGGATGCACCCTTGGTCCAGCTTCAAATTGCATTGCGCAGAAAGGGCAGAGCAAGTGCAAAACGTGGGTCTGCGACCCATGCGCCTTTTGAGAGCGTTGCCTGAAACCCAGCAATTTATGCTCTTTTATTTCATATGCAAGCACAGCTTCATTTCATATGCGAGCACAAAACCGAAAGCCACGGTCCCGCAAAGGTTCCTGTAGGTCCTGTAACAGGCAGCGTGCAATACTGACGCTTTGCCTGAACTATAAATACTAACGAAACACCGAAGCGTTCAGATACAGCTGGTAATTTCTCGTGGCACAGCTGCCAAACCCTGCCGTGCAGCGTTAATTAGACTCACGCTACAATTACAAGATAGTGGCTCCTGGTTTAGCTGTAACTACACAGAGCAAAACTGTTTTCCCTTTCAAATGACTTGCAGTTCAATTTAATTTCACAATTGTACCTCTCTGGTGTAATAACAGTATTCCTCCTGGTTTTATGCCTCTCtaaggcttttttcttctcccatgccATGGCAACAGGTAGCTCTTCACTCCCAGTGTGGGAGGCGTTCGATGCTTTCCAAGTGCCACGGGTTACTCCCAGCAGCTGCATATATAAACAAGCTTTCTGGGGGATATTTGATGtagcaattttaaaaatcagagtaagTGAGGTATCCGTGCTATGCAGtgtcccagccccagggacggAGCCATCTCCAGTGAGCAGAGCCTGTGCGGAGCACGTGGACGTGGTGGGGAGGCAGGGAGCCACGTTACAGctcattttttccattctctggTGCTTTCTGTGTGCGAGATTAATTGCAGCCCTGAGTGCTCTCCACTGCCCTGCTGCCACCAGGCAGCATCAGATCTGCTTCCACCGGGCTGCCACCTCCCGAGCCACTAAAGGAAGATAGACATTCACAAACTGGTGGTTTTTCACCAACCACCACCACGCTGCCTGACCCAGGACTGGTGGGACCATCTTCAAGCCTTGCCCTGCTTCGGATGCACGTCTGGCATTAAACCAGGCATTCAGACATGAAAATTCTCAATATTTTGTAAAGAACtccttggaaaacaaaattattcaacTATTTTCAAGACAGTAACTCCAGTTGTGCATTGGTGATACTTCCACCACCGTTCTTGGTCTGCCCAAGTCCAAAGGCAACGCTCAGTTCAGGACGGAGATCCTaaataaaaacctgaaggaaaCTTAACTCACGAAATTCAGCTCATTTGCTTTATCCAAATGAGCACCCAAACATCTATTCTACACAGTTTTAACCTAATATTTTAGCATATTACTTACAATTATTTACATTACAGACACCAATTACGTCTGGAGCATAAGATGTTGATCTAAACCAAGGAAAATTCAAGAATACGGCTGCAAGGATAAGCTGCGGGATCCTCCGAAGG
The sequence above is a segment of the Calonectris borealis chromosome 9, bCalBor7.hap1.2, whole genome shotgun sequence genome. Coding sequences within it:
- the SCHIP1 gene encoding schwannomin-interacting protein 1 isoform X3 — its product is MKLLRAQKNERESIRQKLALGSFFDDGPGLYTSCSKSGKPSLSSRLQSGMNLQICFVNDSGSDKDSDADDSKTETSLDTPLSPMSKQSSSYSDRDTTEEESESLDDMDFLTRQKKLQAEAKMALAMAKPMAKMQVEVEKQNRKKSPVADLLPHMPHISECLMKRSLKPTDLRDMTIGQLQVIVNDLHSQIESLNEELVQLLLIRDELHTEQDAMLVDIEDLTRHAESQQKHMAEKMPAK
- the SCHIP1 gene encoding schwannomin-interacting protein 1 isoform X2; the protein is MVHQENCSYQAQKNERESIRQKLALGSFFDDGPGLYTSCSKSGKPSLSSRLQSGMNLQICFVNDSGSDKDSDADDSKTETSLDTPLSPMSKQSSSYSDRDTTEEESESLDDMDFLTRQKKLQAEAKMALAMAKPMAKMQVEVEKQNRKKSPVADLLPHMPHISECLMKRSLKPTDLRDMTIGQLQVIVNDLHSQIESLNEELVQLLLIRDELHTEQDAMLVDIEDLTRHAESQQKHMAEKMPAK
- the SCHIP1 gene encoding schwannomin-interacting protein 1 isoform X1, which gives rise to MSREGDGMGDVIRKAAAPAGEGSYKKAQKNERESIRQKLALGSFFDDGPGLYTSCSKSGKPSLSSRLQSGMNLQICFVNDSGSDKDSDADDSKTETSLDTPLSPMSKQSSSYSDRDTTEEESESLDDMDFLTRQKKLQAEAKMALAMAKPMAKMQVEVEKQNRKKSPVADLLPHMPHISECLMKRSLKPTDLRDMTIGQLQVIVNDLHSQIESLNEELVQLLLIRDELHTEQDAMLVDIEDLTRHAESQQKHMAEKMPAK